In Longimicrobiaceae bacterium, one DNA window encodes the following:
- a CDS encoding Spy/CpxP family protein refolding chaperone, with protein MTKTTRRFSILFGLFVLLVTVAGVVYAQGRHGGMMGGMMSMMQDCPMMKSMQQGPAAALQHKQELGLTADQVQRLEALQKSAHPGHMQMMGQMQAIHQEIAKATEGERFDEAAARAAFGRMGEMHTEMGVAMLRARHQTQQILTAEQREKLSRLGGGMMGMHGMMMGGMDMKDCPMIKGMMGGGMNGMHKERSGS; from the coding sequence ATGACCAAGACCACACGCCGTTTCTCGATCCTGTTCGGCCTGTTCGTACTCCTCGTCACCGTCGCCGGCGTGGTCTACGCCCAGGGGCGCCACGGTGGGATGATGGGCGGGATGATGTCGATGATGCAGGACTGTCCGATGATGAAGTCCATGCAGCAGGGACCCGCGGCCGCGCTCCAGCACAAGCAGGAGCTGGGGCTCACCGCCGATCAGGTCCAGCGGCTGGAGGCGCTCCAGAAGAGTGCTCATCCCGGGCACATGCAGATGATGGGACAGATGCAGGCCATCCATCAGGAGATCGCGAAGGCGACCGAGGGGGAGCGCTTCGACGAGGCCGCCGCCCGCGCCGCCTTCGGCCGCATGGGTGAGATGCACACCGAGATGGGCGTCGCGATGCTTCGCGCCCGTCACCAGACGCAGCAGATCCTGACCGCGGAGCAGCGTGAGAAGCTCTCCAGGCTGGGTGGCGGGATGATGGGGATGCACGGGATGATGATGGGTGGGATGGACATGAAGGACTGCCCGATGATTAAGGGGATGATGGGCGGGGGAATGAACGGGATGCACAAGGAGCGCTCCGGTAGCTAA